In Patescibacteria group bacterium, one DNA window encodes the following:
- a CDS encoding thioredoxin family protein, with product MKVLKFGSPSCVGCITMKPRFAEIEKENPWLVTEFIDADVSPALLTQWGVHEIPEFIFLDRNGAEIERMAGIIEKEIILAKINELRDR from the coding sequence ATGAAAGTCCTCAAATTTGGCTCGCCGAGTTGTGTCGGCTGTATCACGATGAAGCCGCGTTTTGCGGAGATTGAAAAAGAAAATCCCTGGCTCGTGACCGAATTCATCGATGCCGATGTCAGTCCGGCATTACTGACGCAGTGGGGCGTGCACGAAATTCCTGAGTTTATTTTCCTCGACCGAAATGGCGCAGAGATTGAAAGGATGGCAGGCATCATTGAGAAGGAAATTATTCTTGCGAAAATTAATGAATTGCGCGACCGCTGA